actgaaataaagaaacataaagGTGTTTGCAACAGATAATTCCCAGTTTCACAGGAGCTCTACAAACAGTAAACAGGCGATAAAAGAGAAGCTGATGTTAGGTTTGGAGTACAGCTGTTTCCACATCTGGCTGTCGTAACCGTCTCACTGGAAGGTGTCACTGAAAGAGGTTTTATGGTCGTATCAAAACTGGCTGTAGCTGCAAAAATCTGTTATATAATATCGCCGTAGTGTAATTATGATGTTTACTAAAGTTTATGACAccattgtgtttgtctgaattgattttttatcttttctgaTGAATAAATGGGACTTTAACACCACCTCCTGGGACGTGTCATGTGAGTGTTTCCAGACACCCACCTTCCTCCAGACTCCTTGCAGTTGGGGCAGGTGCAGGCTACTCTGCGGAGCCTCTTGCCCTCCCCGCTCGGCGTCTCCGCATCCTCGTCTCCCATCTGAACGCGCAGGTTGTTCAGGTCGCTGGGGTTCAGCGTGGAGTCCCCGCTCAGCTGCCACTCCTCAGAGTCTGGCTCTTCTTTTATCTGGAtacctgaagaagaagaagaagaagaaggaggaggaggaaaggcagATTTAGGATCCCTTGAAGCGAATTAACATGAGAAATTTAAGATGTGCTCATAAAAAAGAAGAactgtgtgtgaggatgtaGAGGATGTGCAGGCGTCTCATACCAGCTGGGCTGTTTGTATCCTCCCCTTGTGTGTACTGGACTCCAGATTGTGTTACAGAGTTCACTGTGACTGTCTGGAGGTTGGGCAGGCTGACCTGGCCTGTCTGGCCCAGAGGCAGGGTCTGGACTGGTGCTAAGGTCAGCTGCTGGGCCTGCCCCTGCCCCTGGGGCAACTGGAGTCCCTGGAGTGACTGCACACCCTGAAcctacagagacagatgggATACATGTTAGAAATCAAAGGCTCCTTCATAAACGCAGCTGCTTTGAACCATGGGGAAACGTTCTGCACACTCCTGGTAGGTCACCTGGAAGGTCTGCCACTGGATCTGTCCTGTAGCGGTGACGGTTTGGGCCTGGATGAGGAAGGTCCCCGGGTTGACCAGCTGCACACTCTGTAGAGTCTGACCAGCTGCTGCATTCAGGTCCTGACCCTGAGCCACCTGGGCCTGACTGTCCCCAGACAGCTGCAGAATGGGCTGCGAGATAGTGGTGGCATTGGAAGATGAGACCTGCAGAGTAAGGAAATGGCCAAAATAAATTACAATTACACATAAAGGCTGAGGATGCAGCATTTCATTATATTCCTGTGTGGGAGGGTCCTGGTTTAACAGCGCAGTGGATAGTCAGAGCAAGCTAGAGCATTTCCTCATAGGCCGAGAACGAATTTGTGGTAGTTGACCTGTTCGGTGCGCAGGGCCGAACACTTGACAGCTGGTTGCACAACAGCATTACATTCACCACATGACATCTGATCATAGGAGAATTTTTCCCACAATCCATAAGACTGCACGTGAATGCCTCATTCTGAGTCTGCACTTTCAATTCTAGTCACACAGTTTACATGCAGGGCAACAAGACAGACACACCGATAGCTTCAATAAGCAAAGGTCATAGTGATGACAGATGAACAGTGCTCTCTGTTGTGGCCTTAAAGTACTGGTTCCCATTCTGTTTGACTTGTGACACCATAAATCAAACTACCGCATACTTAATACCCCTAATACTACAGCTGGGTATCGTTTGAAATTTTTAGATATCTGAGTTTTGATAccaaaataataattttttgATACTTTCTCTGAATATTCTCGGGCTTTTTCTACACTTCACATTCGTAAATGTTAAATGCTGTCTACACTTAAGTAGTTGTACAAGAACTCAGCATAAAATTGACAAAATTTTGATTTCAACTGGAAAATATCTTTTAGATGCCTGGAGAGAGCAAAGGGTCAAGCATCttacaaagaaatcaaaatcattttgtgacatttctttCCAGCTTAAAGCTTCAAATCTTGTGACCCATCAGATTGATCTTGGGACCGTCCTGACCCCAGGCAGGGACCCCCTGCCTTAAAGCAAACAGACCTGACACATGCACGGCATGGCATTAAAGACACACGCTCTGACCTGGATTTGCTGCAGATGATTGTGGGAGTTGAAGCTGGCCGAGGAGGAGGGGTCGGACACGCCTGCAGACACAGCGGTTGCTTGGGTCAGAACCCCAGTGCCATCAATGGTCTCGGGAAGATgggaggagttggaggaggtggtggttgGCACGTAGAGTTCTTGGTTGCCACCGGCGTTGCTCACCGTCACCAGCGGCTGTTTGGCGCCAGCGTCCTGACTCTGACCCTCCAGCGTTTGACTGCTCATGATCAGCTGACCTTCGGGTGTTACCCCCGTTGCGATTGGGACCGTCTGCGCTCCGGTCAGCCCGAGAGACTCCAGATCCAAACTGTTTATAGGGACGAACGTGATGTTGCTGGGCAGCCCTACGGGTACTGTACTGGTGTACGCTGACCCCCCAGCCAGCGGGACGCCTTGGATTGACTGTACTTGCCCCGCCTGCGTCAGGAGGTCTGTCGCTGCCGTCGTGGCACAGCTTATTCCGATGCTGGCGTGGCTGCCATCTTGGAGGAGCTGGATCTGCCCTGTGCCATCATCCAATCCCTGTGTTTGGAACCCTGCAAGTGTCCCATCTGCATTTTGTATTTGGGGGATGACCTGAAAGGCGGAGTGACAGCTTTGAGCGAGATCATCGCTGGAACAGAACAGCTGCTGTATCTCaaacctgtttctgtctctgtttaccTGATACTGGATGCCTGACACTCCATTGGCTGTGGCCTCATTCCCAGATGCTGTAACATAAATGGGCTGGCTAGGAAGACTCCCAATAGGAAGCACGTACTGCCCGTTGGATGTGACAATCCCCGAGTTTGGAATGTGAACGACTCCCTGGTCTTCCTTCCCAGCGGAGACGGGAGTTAACACCTCCCATCTGTCTGAACCCGTCAACTGAATGGCTGACATATCTGTAGTCTGGGAGTAAAATTAAAACTCGGGTTAATGAGGGCAGATCACACTTCAACAACAGGGTCCATCTCAGCTTTTGATCAGATCACAGGAGAGGGGAAGCAGCCAGGCTATTGTCTGGAAATCAGTTATGGATTGTGTTGTTAAATCAAACCCAGAGTGAATCATAGGCAGTGGGGGGGGGTCATGTAGGATCTGAGCTGAAGCAAAGGATGGACGATAAAACAGCCACAAGCTACATGCAACCACCAACACACCAGAGTGGAGAGAGCAGGCTCAGAACCGGCCGAGAGCAGGGTGTGGGGGATGGGTGGCTATTACAACACAATTGAACGCTACTGTTTGATTATGGACGCCATTCCTACAGTATTCTAACACCCCGACATCCTCCCAGCCTAAGGTACACCGGCTATCTTCCAGCGAGCCGACCCAAGTGACTGACTTCAGTGTCCTACCCACTATGGGCGGGTTTTACAGGGGTAAAGTGGGTGGCCGTTATTGAGGGGAACACAGGAAGTGTACGGCTTTCACCCCATGCCATCAAATTTTAAAACGTGTGAACTTCATGCTCTCAAAAACACAACCAGCAATCGAAAGCAAGCGAGAAAGACGAGCTAGAAAATGTCGGATACCTGTGTTTCCGCTGCGCCGCCGGCTTGCAGAAACTCGCTTTGACTGCTGTCC
This window of the Chaetodon auriga isolate fChaAug3 chromosome 14, fChaAug3.hap1, whole genome shotgun sequence genome carries:
- the LOC143331985 gene encoding transcription factor Sp3-like isoform X1 translates to MTAPEQPLKQGEMASADVDSSQSEFLQAGGAAETQTTDMSAIQLTGSDRWEVLTPVSAGKEDQGVVHIPNSGIVTSNGQYVLPIGSLPSQPIYVTASGNEATANGVSGIQYQVIPQIQNADGTLAGFQTQGLDDGTGQIQLLQDGSHASIGISCATTAATDLLTQAGQVQSIQGVPLAGGSAYTSTVPVGLPSNITFVPINSLDLESLGLTGAQTVPIATGVTPEGQLIMSSQTLEGQSQDAGAKQPLVTVSNAGGNQELYVPTTTSSNSSHLPETIDGTGVLTQATAVSAGVSDPSSSASFNSHNHLQQIQVSSSNATTISQPILQLSGDSQAQVAQGQDLNAAAGQTLQSVQLVNPGTFLIQAQTVTATGQIQWQTFQVQGVQSLQGLQLPQGQGQAQQLTLAPVQTLPLGQTGQVSLPNLQTVTVNSVTQSGVQYTQGEDTNSPAGIQIKEEPDSEEWQLSGDSTLNPSDLNNLRVQMGDEDAETPSGEGKRLRRVACTCPNCKESGGRGSGMGKKKQHICHIAGCGKVYGKTSHLRAHLRWHSGERPFVCNWMFCGKRFTRSDELQRHRRTHTGEKKFVCTECSKRFMRSDHLAKHIKTHQNKKGVPSTSPPTTDAVITTDGTTLILQTATTHDLVGNQEIPLQLVTVAPGEVME
- the LOC143331985 gene encoding transcription factor Sp3-like isoform X2 produces the protein MASADVDSSQSEFLQAGGAAETQTTDMSAIQLTGSDRWEVLTPVSAGKEDQGVVHIPNSGIVTSNGQYVLPIGSLPSQPIYVTASGNEATANGVSGIQYQVIPQIQNADGTLAGFQTQGLDDGTGQIQLLQDGSHASIGISCATTAATDLLTQAGQVQSIQGVPLAGGSAYTSTVPVGLPSNITFVPINSLDLESLGLTGAQTVPIATGVTPEGQLIMSSQTLEGQSQDAGAKQPLVTVSNAGGNQELYVPTTTSSNSSHLPETIDGTGVLTQATAVSAGVSDPSSSASFNSHNHLQQIQVSSSNATTISQPILQLSGDSQAQVAQGQDLNAAAGQTLQSVQLVNPGTFLIQAQTVTATGQIQWQTFQVQGVQSLQGLQLPQGQGQAQQLTLAPVQTLPLGQTGQVSLPNLQTVTVNSVTQSGVQYTQGEDTNSPAGIQIKEEPDSEEWQLSGDSTLNPSDLNNLRVQMGDEDAETPSGEGKRLRRVACTCPNCKESGGRGSGMGKKKQHICHIAGCGKVYGKTSHLRAHLRWHSGERPFVCNWMFCGKRFTRSDELQRHRRTHTGEKKFVCTECSKRFMRSDHLAKHIKTHQNKKGVPSTSPPTTDAVITTDGTTLILQTATTHDLVGNQEIPLQLVTVAPGEVME